TCCGGCGTCCGGCGGCTCGGCCGGTCCGGCGGCTCAGCTGAAGGAGTCGCCGCAGGCGCAGGAGCCCGTCGCGTTCGGGTTGTCGATCGTGAAGCCCTGCTTCTCGATCGTGTCGACGAAGTCGATGGACGCCCCACCGAGGTACGGCGCGCTCATGCGGTCGGTGACGACCCTGACCCCGTCGAACTCCTTGACGACGTCGCCGTCGAGCGAGCGCTCGTCGAAGAAGAGCTGGTAGCGCAGGCCGGAGCAGCCGCCGGGCTGAACCGCGACGCGCAGCGCCAGGTCGTCCCGGCCCTCCTGCTCCAGCAGGGCCTTCACCTTGGCCGCGGCGGCGTCGGACAGGAGGATGCCGTCGCTCACGGTGGTGGTCTCGTCCGATACGGACATCTGCTTCTCTCCCGGGTTGTACGGACACTGCTTGCCGACGTTGGCAACCGGCTGGGCTCCGGATTCATTCCGGACCGGCCCTGGCTTTCCCTTTCATGCTCGCACATGCCCTCCCTCCGGGTCATCGACCAGTGGACGGCCCGGCACCGGGAATTGCGTCACATCGACACTATGGACATCGTCAACGTGACGTGAAGCGGTTATGATAGATAGCGTCAAATAGACGAAAAGGCCTTCCGGTGCACCCCGGAGAGCCACCGGAAGCGGCTCCGCCGCCCCGATCGAAGAGTAGAAAGGGTGCGTGACGTGACCACCGCCCAGCCCTCCCTCACTGCGCCGGACGCAGCAGGGGGCCCCCAGGATGTCCAGCCGACGCCGCTCGCGCTGCTGCTGCTCGGCCGCGAGGCCGACCCCAGGAGCGAGCGGGGCGTCGAGTGCCCCGGCGACCTTCCCTCCCCGTCCGACCCGGACCTGGTGGAGCGCGCCCGCGCGGCGAAGGAGAAGCTCGGCGACAAGGTGTTCGTGCTCGGTCACCACTACCAGCGCGACGAGGTCATCCAGTTCGCGGACGTCACCGGCGACTCCTTCAAGCTCGCGAGGGACGCGGCGGCCCGGCCGGAGGCCGAGTACATCGTCTTCTGCGGTGTGCACTTCATGGCCGAGTCGGCGGACATCCTCACCGGCGACGACCAGAAGGTCGTCCTGCCCGACCTCGCCGCCGGCTGCTCGATGGCCGACATGGCCACGGCCGAGCAGGTCGCCGAGTGCTGGGACGTCCTCACCGAGGCGGGCGTCGCGGAGCGGACCGTACCCGTCTCGTACATGAACTCCTCCGCGGACATCAAGGCGTTCACCGGCAAGCACGGCGGCACCATCTGTACGTCCTCGAACGCCAAGCGCGCGCTGGACTGGGCCTTCGAGCAGGGCGAGAAGGTCCTCTTCCTGCCCGACCAGCACCTCGGTCGGAACACGGCGGTCCGCGACATGGGCATGTCCCTCGACGACTGCGTCGTCTACAACCCGCACCGGCCGAACGGCGGACTCACCGCCGAGCAGCTGCGCGACGCGAAGATGATCCTGTGGCGCGGCCACTGCTCGGTGCACGGCCGCTTCTCGCTGGACTCCGTCAACGACGTCCGCGCGCGCATCCCGGGTGTGAACGTCCTGGTCCACCCCGAGTGCAAACACGAGGTCGTCGCCGCGGCCGACTACGTGGGCTCCACGGAGTACATCATCAAGACGCTGGAGGCCGCCCCCGCCGGTTCCGCGTGGGCGATCGGCACCGAGCTGAACCTGGTACGCCGCCTGGCGAACCGTTTCGCCCCGGAGGGCAAGGAGATCGTCTTCCTCGACAAGACGGTCTGCTTCTGCTCGACGATGAACCGGATCGACCTGCCGCACCTGGTGTGGGCGCTGGAGTCGCTGGCGGAGGGGAACCTGGTCAACCGGATCCAGGTCGACTCCGAGACGGAGAGCTTCGCCAAGCTGGCCCTGGAGCGCATGCTGGCGCTTCCCTGACCCCGGCGGTCCCGCCCGCGTGCGCGGGTCCGCGCGTCGCCCCGGCACCCGGCCACCTGGTGCCGGGGCGACGGCGTCCCCCGCCTCGGCGGGAGATCCGCCCGTGCGGGAGATCCGCCCGTGCGGATCCGGGCTCCGGGGCGTGAGGCGCACCGCGGCGAAGGCGTCTCCCGCACGGGGCCACGGGCGCCTGAGGCCCGGAGGCCGGTCCGCCGGGTCGCCCGGGCCCGGTCGCGGACCGCAGGCCGCAGACCTCGGGCCGCCGACCGCGGGCCTCGGGCCTCGGGCCTCGGAGCATTCCGCGAGGAGTGCCGCCGGGTGGGGAGCGCCAATCCACTCCGGGGCGTACCGGACCGGGTGGGACCGTCAGTCCACTCCGGGGCGTACCAGGCCCGATTCGTACGCGATGACCACCAGTTGCGCCCGGTCGCGGGCGCCGAGCTTCGCCATGGCACGGTTCACATGCGTCTTGACGGTGAGCGGGCTGACCTCCAGCCGGCCGGCGATCTCGTCGTTGGGGTGCCCGCCGGCGACGAGGACGAGGACCTCGCGCTCCCGGCCCGTCAGCGCGGCCAGCCGCTCCGCGTACGGCTCGGAGTCCGGGCGCCCCGGGCCCCCGCCCTGGGCCAGGAACTCGGCGATGAGGCCCTTGGTGGCCGCGGGCGAGAGCAGGGCGTCACCGGCGGCGGCGATCCGGACGGCGTTCAGCATGTCCCCGGGTTCCGCTCCCTTGCCGAGGAAGCCGGAGGCCCCGGCCCGCAACGACTGCACGACGTACTCGTCCGCCTCGAACGTCGTCAGCATCACCACCCGGACCTCGGCGAGTGCGGGGTCGGCGCTGATCATCCGGGTGGCGGCGAGACCGTCCGTACCGGGCATCCGGATGTCCATGAGGACGACGTCGGGACGGGCCGAGCGGGCGAGCTCCACGGCCTCGGCGCCGTCCGCTGCCTCCCCCACGACCTCCATGTCGGGCTCGGAGTCCACCAGCACCCTGAACGCGCTGCGCAGCAGAGCCTGGTCGTCGGCGAGCAGCACCCTGATGGTCATCGGTCCACGTCCCCCTTCGTGCGCGCCTTGACCGGCAGTATCGCCTGCACCCGGAAGCCGCCTCCGTAGCGGGGGCCCGCGGTCAGGGTGCCGCCGAGGGCGGTGACGCGCTCGCGCATGCCGATCAGTCCGTGACCGCCGCTGCCGCCGCCGGCAGCCGGCCCGCCGTCAGCGCCCTCAGCCGCCGGCGGGGCGGAACGGCCGTCGTCGAGGACGGTGACCTCCACGGTGCCGCCCACCCGTACGACGCTCACCTCGGCCTTCGCCGCGGTCCCGGCGTGCTTGCGCACATTGGTGAGCGCCTCCTGGACGATCCGGTACGCGGCGAGGTCGACGGCGGCGGGGAGCTCGGTGCCCCGGTCGGTACGGGCCAGCTCGACCGGCAGTCCGGACCGCCGGAAGCCGTCCAGCAGCGGCTCGAGAACGGCGAGTCCCGGCGCGGGTTCGGTGGGCGCCGCCGGCTCGCCGGACTGCCGGAGCAGACCGACGGTGGCCCGCAGCTCGTCCAGCGCCGAACGGCTCGCCTCCCGCACATGGGACAGCGCCTCCTTGGCCTGGTCGGGACGCCTGTCCATGACGTGTGCCGCCACTCCTGCCTGCACGTTGACCAGGGCGATGTGATGGGCGACGACATCGTGGAGGTCGCGGGCGATCCGCAGCCGTTCCTCGGCCACCCGGCGGCGGGCCTCCTCCTCCCGGGTGCGCTCGGCCCGCTCGGCCCGCTCCCGCATGGCGTCGACGAAGGCGCGTCGGCTGCGCACGGCGTCGCCCGCGGCGGACGCCATGCCGGTCCAGGCGAAGAGGCCGAGGTTCTCCTGGCTGTACCAGGGCGCGGAGCCGAACAGCACGGCCGACCCGGTCAGCACGATCATGGTCGGCAGGCCGACCCGCCAGGTCGTCGGGCGGTCGGTGCGGGACGCGACCGTGTAGAGGGCGACCACCGCGGACATCGCGACGGGCGCGGGCGGGTCGCCGGCGACGAGTTCGGCGACGGACACGGCACCGGTGACCGCGAGCACGAGCAGGGGGCGGTCGCGCCGGAACACCAGCGCCCCGGCGGCCGTCACCATCAGCAGCAGACTGCGGAGCTCGGGCGTGCGGGTGCCGAAGGTCGGCCCGTGGGGCCCGTGGGGGTCGGCGAACGACGCGACGACCATGCAGACGAGCACCGCCGCCGCGAGGCCTGCGTCGCACGCCGTCGGATGCGCGCTCAGCCAGGAGCGCGTCGGCGCGAGCCGGCTGATTGCGGTCAGGGGTGCGGTCACGTCAGGCAACGGTACGGGGTCGGCCGCGGCGGGACACGGGCCGCGGCGGGACACGGGCCGAGTCCGCCCCGGGAAGGGACCACGCCCGGAAGGGACCGCGTCGGGGTGGGACCACGTCGGTGGGACGCGGCACGCCCGGCGGCCGGAGCGGCGGCCCGGACCTCCGGAAAGGGCCGGGCCGGTCGGGAGACCGCCGGTGACGCGGCCCGCCCGGAGCGTCGTCCGGGTGCGGGCCGGGGCCGGCGGGCGGGAACCGGGGCCGGGCTCAGCCCGGGATGAGGCCGTCGTCGCTGAGCATGGCGCGGACCTCGTCGAGCGTCGCGTCAGGGGAGGGCAGGATCAGCTCGGAGGGCTCCAGGGCGTCGTCCGCGAGCGGTGCCCCGCAGCGGCGCACCTCGTCGAGCAGGGCGCACAGGGTGCGGCGGAAGCCTTCCGCGTCACCCGTCTCCATCTCGGCGAGCAGCTCGTCGTCGAGCTTGTTCAGCTCGTCGAAGTGGCTGTCCTCCAGGGTCCACTGCCCCTCCCCCATGATCCGTACGATCATGACGCGCCGTCCCTACTGCTTGTCGAACTTGTGGCGGGTGCTGCCCTCGGCCTGATCCTGCGCCGCAGAGGCGTCGCCACCCTCGATGGCCTGCTGGGAGGTGCCCCCGGCCAGCTCGGCCTTCATCCGCTGCAGCTCCAGCTCGACGTCCGTGCCTCCGGAGATGCGGTCCAGCTCCGCCGCGATGTCGTCCTTCGCCATCCCGGTCGGGTCGTCCAGCGCACCGGACGCGAGGAGCTCGTCGATGGCTCCGGCCCTCGCCTGCAGCTGGGCGGTCTTGTCCTCGGCGCGCTGGATCGCCAGACCCACGTCGCCCATCTCCTCGGAGATTCCGGAGAACGCCTCGCCGATCCGGGTCTGCGCCTGGGCCGCCGTGTACGTGGCCTTGATGGTCTCCTTCTTGGTACGGAAGGCGTCGACCTTGGCCTGCAGCCGCTGGGCGGCGAGGGTGAGCTTCTCCTCCTCGCCCTGGAGCGTCTCGTGCTGGGTCTCCAGATCGGTGACCTGCTGCTGCAGCGCGGCGCGGCGGGACAGCGCCTCGCGCGCCAGGTCCTCGCGGCCGAGCGCCAGCGCCTTGCGGCCCTGGTCCTCCAGCTTGGAGGACTGGCTCTGGAGCTGGTTGAGCTGCAGTTCCAGGCGCTTGCGGGAGGTCGCCACGTCGGCGACGCCGCGGCGGACCTTCTGCAGCAGCTCCAGCTGTTTCTGGTACGAGTAATCGAGGGTCTCGCGCGGATCCTCGGCCCGGTCGAGGGCCTTGTTTGCCTTCGCGCGGAAGATCATCCCCATACGCTTCATGACACCGCTCATGGGCTTCGCGCGCCCCCTTCTGACGGAACTCAGCTCCAGCTTCTCCAGAACCCACAGTACGGGCCCTGCATCCATTACCGCACTGTTCGGGCGCCGATGCGCTCATCCCCGAGGACGACCTGCGGGCCGCCCCGCTCCCGCGCAAGGAGTAGGTGGCCTTCAGGGGAGGCCGCGGTGGTGCCGCACGGTACCCGCTTCTGCTTCTGCTTCTGCTTCTGCTTCTGCTTCTTGGAGACGACCGCCGTTGCCGGATCGTTCCCCAGGGGGCTGGGGCTGCCGCCCGTCACCCCGTACCCTTGTGTTTTGTGTTCCGTAGCCGTTCCAAGGAAGAGAAGGCCCCCACCGACAAGGTGACGGCGGACCTCTCCAAGCAGCCCCGCGACCCCGAGGCCCCCAAGGGCCGCCCGACCCCCAAGCGCAGTGAGGCCCAGACCCAGCGCCGCCGGGCGCAGTCGGCTCCCCTCGACCGCAAGGCGGCCATGCGCCGCCAGCGCGAGGCGCGCCGCGCCGATCTGGCCAGGCAGCGCGAGGCGCTGGCCGGTGGCGACGAGCGCTATCTGCCCGTCCGCGACAAGGGTCCGGTGCGCCGCTTCGTCCGCGACTTCGTGGACTCGCGCTTCTGCATCGCCGAGTTCTTCCTGCCCCTGGCCGTGGTGATCCTGGTGCTCTCCATGATCCGCGTGCCCCAGCTGCAGAACATCGCGCTGCTGCTGTGGCTCGGCGTGATCGTGATGATCGTGGTCGACTCGATCGGCCTCTGGATCCGGCTCAAGAAGCAGCTGAACGAGCGATTCCCGAACGAGCCGAAGCGCGGCGCGGTGGCCTACGGCCTCATGCGCACGCTCCAGATGCGCCGGCTGCGGCTGCCCAAGCCCCAGGTCAAGCGCGGAGAGCGGCCCTGAGCGCGAGCGTCTCCTCGAAGTCCGGGCAAGCCGATCAATCCGAGGACTCCGGTCAGTCCGAGCAGTCCGAGAGATCCGACAGCCCCGGGCGACCCGAGAGCCCCGGGCGACCCGAGAGCCCCGGGCGATCCGAGAGGCCCGACAGGCCTGCGAAGTCGGAGAAGTCCGATGCCTCCGGCAGAGGCGACGTCTCCGGCTTCGCCAGCGGCGCCGCCGCCTGGCTCAAGGGTCTCGGCGGACTGCGCAACACGGTCCGGCAGGAGCTCGTGGCACGGCAGCTCGACGAGCAGCTGGCCGCCCGGTTCCCCGTCGGGCAGCGGCTGCGGGTTCTCGACGTCGGCATGGGGCAGGGCACTCAGGCCCTGCGCCTCGCCCGGGCCGGGCACAGGGTCACCGGCCTGGAGTCCGACCGCGACATGCTGCAGGTCGCCCGTGAGGCCCTGGCGCACGAGCCCGAGGGCATCCGGGAGCGCTTCCGGACGATCGAGGCCGACGGCCGTGAGACGGGTGTGCACTTCCTGCCCGGCTCCTTCGACGTGGTGCTGTGCCACGGCGTGCTGATGTACGTCGAGGACCGCGACGCCATGCTGGCGGGCCTGGCCCGGATGCTGGCCCCGGGCGGTCTGCTGTCCCTGCTGGTGAGGAACGCGGACGCGCTGGCGTTGCGGCCGGGGCTGGCAGGCGACTGGAGCGCGGCGCTGACCGCCTTCGACACGGACACTTACACCAACCGCCTCGGCCTGCGGGTGCGCGGGGACCGGCTGGCATCGCTGACGGCGACCCTGGCCGGGATCGCCGCTCCCCTGCACGCCTGGTACGGGGTGCGGGTCTTCACCGACGGCGCGCCGGACGACGTGGAGCCGCCGTCCGGGGACGAACTCACCCGGCTGCTGGCGGCCGAGGACCGCGCGGGCCGGACGGACCCGTACCGCTCGGTGGCGGCACTGCTGCACCTGTGCGGAGTGCGCGGCCAGTAGCGGCACCCGAGGCCCTCGCTGCGGTTGCCGCAGGGCCGACGGGCGGAACGGACGCCGGTGCGGAACGGCACCGGTGCGGAACGGCACCGGCGTCGGCGCCTCGGGCGGGCACTCGGACCGCCTCGACTCGGGCCGGTGCCGGATCGACTCGGGTCGGGCCGGGCCGCTAGCCGCAAGAGTCGGGTCGGGTCGCCCCGGTGCCGGCTCAGGTGGCGGGGCCGCTGACGCGTCCCTCCCCACGTGAACGCCAACACATCCGACGTGTCCACGACGGACACCCCTCGTATGCCCGCCCGCGAGACCTTCCGGGCGCTCTACCGCCATTTCCGGCCCCACCGCTGGACCGTCGCGTGCGGGGCCGTCCTCGCCCTCCTCGGGGCCGCCGGCGGCCTGCTCCAGCCGCTGGCCGCGAAGGCCCTGGTGGACCGGCTCGGCGCGGGCGAATCCATCAACGGGATCCTGCTGGTGCTCACCGCGCTCGTGGTCGTCGGCACGGCGATCCACGCCGCCGGTGCCTATGTGCTGGAGCGGACCGCCGAGTCGGTCGTGCTGGCGGCCCGCCGGACGCTCATCGGCCGCCTGCTGAGACTGCGGGTGCCGGAGGTGGAGCGGACCCAGCCGGGCGACCTGATGTCCCGGGTCACCTCGGACACCACGCTCCTGCGCGCCGTGACCACGCAGTCGATCGTCTCGGCGTTCACCGGGTCCCTCTCCTTCGTCGCGACGCTCGTGATGATGGCCGTCATGGACGCCGTACTGCTCGGCGTCACCGTGGGCGTGATCGTTCTGGTCGGCGGCGCCGTCGCGCTGGCGATGCCGAGGATCGCGCGGGCCACTCAGCGGGCGCAGGAGGCGGTCGGGGAGATCTCCACCGTGCTGGAGCGGGTGTTCGGCGCGTTCCGTACGGTCAAGGCGTCGGGTGCCGAGGAGCGCGAGACCGCCGTCGTGGAGGCGGCGGCGCGGCGGGCGTGGCGGTACGGCGTGCGGACGGCCAAGTGGCAGTCGGTCGCGGGGGCGTCGGTGGGGCTCGCCGTACAGGTGTCGTTCCTGGCGGTGCTCGGGATCGGTGGGGCGCGGGTCGCGTCGGGGGCGATCTCCGTCTCCACGCTGATGGCGTTCCTGCTCTACCTCTTCTACCTGATCGAGCCGGTGACGGAGCTGGTCGAGGCGGCTTCCCAGTACCAGGTGGGCTCGGCGGCGGTCGCCCGGATCGCGGAGGCGGAGCGGCTGGAGACGGAGTTGCTGGACACGGAGCGGCTGGAGACGGAGGAACCGCGTCGCGCCGGCCCCGCCCGGCCCGGCGCTCCCGGCAAGGCGGCGTCCGTGCGGTTCGAGGACGTGTCCTTCCGGTACCGGGACGACCTGCCGTACGTCCACCGCGGCGTCACCTTCGAGGTTCCCGGCGCGGGCATGACGGCCTTCGTCGGTCCCTCGGGAGCGGGCAAGACGACGGTCTTCGGGCTCGTCGAGCGGTTCTACGAGGCGACCGGCGGACGGGTGGTGGTCGACGGGCGGGACGTACGGGACTGGCCGCTGACCGAGCTGCGCGCCGCCATCGGCTACGTGGAGCAGGACGCACCGGTGCTGGCCGGGACGCTGCGGGAGAACCTGGTCTTCGCGGCCCCCGGCGCGACGGAGGAAGAGATCCGGGACGTCCTCGTCCGGGCGCGGCTGGACGGGCTGGTGGACCGGCTGCCCGACGGGCTGGAGACGGTGGTCGGGCACCGCGGCTCCAAGCTGGCCGGCGGCGAGCGCCAGCGGGTGGCGATAGCGCGGGCGCTGCTGCGCCGCCCCCGGCTGCTGCTCCTGGACGAGGCGACGTCGCAGCTCGACGCGGTCAACGAACTGGCGCTCCGGGACGTCGTCGCGGAGATCGCCCGCGAGGTGACGGTGCTGGTGGTAGCCCACCGGCTCTCCACCGTGACACTGGCCGACCGGATCGTGGTGATGGACGCCGGGCGGGTCCGTGCGATCGGCTCCCACGCGCGGCTGGTGGCGGAGGACCCGCTGTACGGGGAACTGGCGGCGACGCAGTTCCTGTCGTCGGCGCGATGAGGACGGCGCTCCGGCGAGCCGGCAGGCCGGCGCGGGTCGGCGGGAACGGGGCCGCGGACGCCGTTGCCCCGGGGAACGCGGCCCGCCGCCCCGCGTCGGCGGAGCGGCGGGCCGCGGTTGCGGCCCCGGATGGGGTTGCGGCCCCGGGTGCGGTTGCGGCCCCGGGTGCGGGTGCGGGTGCGGGTGCGGCGGTGACCGCGGCCGCGGGATCAGCCCTCGGCGTGCAGGCTCATGGGGCCGTAGACGCGGCCGCCGTCCTCGTAGAGGAAGACCTGGTCGGCGCCGCCCTCCCGGAGCTCGCGCCAGACCTCACCGATCCAGGACTCGGCGTCCCCCTGCGTACTGAACTCCTCCGGCTCGACGGCCGGCTGGACCTCCGTCCCGTCGGACTTCTCGAACCGCCACGTCCATGCCATGTGCGCCTCCTGGTCCCACCACGTGACCGCGGTGCCGGTCGTCCTTGCCGATCACCTTGCTGCCCGCAGCGTAGCCGGGCGCGCACCCGCCGCGGGGACGCGGGAAGATCGTGACCGTGGAACTGACACTGCTCGGCACCGGAGCCCCCGCGGGGCTCCCGCGCCCCGACTGCCCCTGCGCCGTCTGCGCCACCGCCCGCGGCGACCGGGCCCGCGCCGCGACGGCCCTGCTCGTGGACGGCGCGCTGCTGCTCGATCTGACGCCCGGTGCCGCACTCGCGGCCGCCCGCGCGGGCCGTTCGCTGGTGGGCGTACGGCAGGTGCTGCTGTCGCACCCGCACAGCGGGCCCGCGGTGGAACTGCCGGCCGGGCTGCCGGCGGCCGGGCGGGTGCCGGACGGCCAGGAACTGACGCTGATCAGCGGTCACCGGGTGCGGGCGGTGGCCCTGGACTCGCCGGGCACCGGCTACGAGGTGGCGTCACTCGACGGGGAGCGGCTGCTGTACCTGCCGCCGGGCGGCGCGCCGGCCGGCGTCACGGACGGCGACCCCCTCCCCTACGACATGGTGGTGGCCGACGTGCTGGGGCGGCCGGACGGCCTGGCGAAACTGCGGGCGAGGGGCGCGGTCGGTCCGACGACCGACGTGATCGCCGTCCACATCGACCACGACGCTCTGCCCGGCCCCGAGCTGGACCGGCGGCTGGCCGCTTCGGGGGCGCGGACCGTGCCGGACGGCACGACGCTGTACGTGGGCGAGTACCAGGACGTGCCGGACGTGCCCCGGCGCACCCTCGTCACCGGCGGTGCGCGGTCCGGGAAGTCGCTGGAGGCGGAGCGGCGGCTGGAGGCCTTCCCCGACGTGGTGTACGTGGCGACGAGCGGGACGCGGGGCGGCGACGCCGAGTGGGCGGAGCGGATCACCGTCCACCGGGAGCGCAGGCCGGGGAGCTGGCGGACCCTGGAGACCTGCGACCTCGTCCCGCTGCTGGCCGGGAGCGGACCGCCGCTGCTCATCGACTGCCTGTCGCTGTGGCTGACGGACGCGATGGACCAGGTGGGCGCCTGGGACGACGAGCGCTGGGAGACGTCCGGCCGCACGGCCCTGCGCCGGCGTACGGCCGCCCTCGTGGAGGCCCTGCGCGCCACGCGCCGCACGGTCGTCGCGGTGACCAACGAGGTCGGTTCGGGCGTCGTCCCGGCGACCGCCTCGGGCCGACGTTTCCGCGACGAGCTGGGCCGTCTGAACGCCTCGTTCGCCGCCGAGTGCGAGCACGTGGTGCTGATGGTGGCGGGGCAGGCGCTGCCGCTGCGGTGATGCCGGGGACGGCGGGAACCCCGGGGGATGCCGGGGTCGGCGGGAATCCCCGCGGTTGGCGGCATTGGCGGGAATCCCCGCGGCTGGTGGGGACGCCGAGGACCGTGGGGGCGGTGGAGACACCGGGAGAGCGGGGACGGCGGGGACCCCGCGGACGGTGAGGACGCGGGGGACCGTGGGGGCTCCGGGGACGTCGGCCCGGGGGCTCTCGCCCTCCGGGACCTGCGGCGCCTTCGGGGCCGGTGCGGACGGCCGGTGCCGCGCGGCCCGAGCGCGGAACACCGCGTGCGGGCCGGTACTGTTCGGCGAATGAGCGCGCTGAATCTCGACGACTTCTCCGACCTGATCGAGCGCCCCGACAGCGGTGTGCGGCACGACGCCGAGGAACGCCGGGAGCGGCTGGCCGTGCCGCCCGGCGCTCTGGGCCGGCTGGACGAGCTGGGCGAGTGGCTTGCGGCGGCGCAGCGCGCCGTGCCGGTGCGGGCCGTCGAGCGGCCCCGGGTGGTGCTGTTCGCCGGGGACCACGGGGTGGCGGAGCTGGGTGTGTCCGGCCGTGCCGCGGGCACGGCGCACGAGCTCGTGCGGTCCGTCCTGGACGGGGTGAGCCCGGTGGCGGTGCTGGCCCGGCGGATGGGCGTGCCGGTCCGGGTCGTGGACGCCGGTCTGGACTGCGATCCGGGCCTGCTGCCGGAGGACGTCGTCCGGCACCGGGTACGGCGCGGGAGCGGGCGGATCGACACCGGGGACGCGCTCACCCGGGAGGAGGCCGAGCAGGCGGTACGCCTCGGTGTGGCGATCGCCGACGAGGAGGCCGACGCCGGCACCGACCTGGTCGTGCTCGGCGATCTGAGCGTGGGCGGTACGACACCCGCCGCCACCCTCGTGGCGGCGCTGTGCGGTACGGACGCCTCCGTCGTCACCGGCCGCGGCGGCGCCGGCATCGA
The Streptomyces tirandamycinicus DNA segment above includes these coding regions:
- a CDS encoding PspA/IM30 family protein translates to MSGVMKRMGMIFRAKANKALDRAEDPRETLDYSYQKQLELLQKVRRGVADVATSRKRLELQLNQLQSQSSKLEDQGRKALALGREDLAREALSRRAALQQQVTDLETQHETLQGEEEKLTLAAQRLQAKVDAFRTKKETIKATYTAAQAQTRIGEAFSGISEEMGDVGLAIQRAEDKTAQLQARAGAIDELLASGALDDPTGMAKDDIAAELDRISGGTDVELELQRMKAELAGGTSQQAIEGGDASAAQDQAEGSTRHKFDKQ
- a CDS encoding response regulator, with protein sequence MTIRVLLADDQALLRSAFRVLVDSEPDMEVVGEAADGAEAVELARSARPDVVLMDIRMPGTDGLAATRMISADPALAEVRVVMLTTFEADEYVVQSLRAGASGFLGKGAEPGDMLNAVRIAAAGDALLSPAATKGLIAEFLAQGGGPGRPDSEPYAERLAALTGREREVLVLVAGGHPNDEIAGRLEVSPLTVKTHVNRAMAKLGARDRAQLVVIAYESGLVRPGVD
- a CDS encoding ABC transporter ATP-binding protein is translated as MPARETFRALYRHFRPHRWTVACGAVLALLGAAGGLLQPLAAKALVDRLGAGESINGILLVLTALVVVGTAIHAAGAYVLERTAESVVLAARRTLIGRLLRLRVPEVERTQPGDLMSRVTSDTTLLRAVTTQSIVSAFTGSLSFVATLVMMAVMDAVLLGVTVGVIVLVGGAVALAMPRIARATQRAQEAVGEISTVLERVFGAFRTVKASGAEERETAVVEAAARRAWRYGVRTAKWQSVAGASVGLAVQVSFLAVLGIGGARVASGAISVSTLMAFLLYLFYLIEPVTELVEAASQYQVGSAAVARIAEAERLETELLDTERLETEEPRRAGPARPGAPGKAASVRFEDVSFRYRDDLPYVHRGVTFEVPGAGMTAFVGPSGAGKTTVFGLVERFYEATGGRVVVDGRDVRDWPLTELRAAIGYVEQDAPVLAGTLRENLVFAAPGATEEEIRDVLVRARLDGLVDRLPDGLETVVGHRGSKLAGGERQRVAIARALLRRPRLLLLDEATSQLDAVNELALRDVVAEIAREVTVLVVAHRLSTVTLADRIVVMDAGRVRAIGSHARLVAEDPLYGELAATQFLSSAR
- the pspAA gene encoding PspA-associated protein PspAA, with product MIVRIMGEGQWTLEDSHFDELNKLDDELLAEMETGDAEGFRRTLCALLDEVRRCGAPLADDALEPSELILPSPDATLDEVRAMLSDDGLIPG
- a CDS encoding sensor histidine kinase, whose product is MTAPLTAISRLAPTRSWLSAHPTACDAGLAAAVLVCMVVASFADPHGPHGPTFGTRTPELRSLLLMVTAAGALVFRRDRPLLVLAVTGAVSVAELVAGDPPAPVAMSAVVALYTVASRTDRPTTWRVGLPTMIVLTGSAVLFGSAPWYSQENLGLFAWTGMASAAGDAVRSRRAFVDAMRERAERAERTREEEARRRVAEERLRIARDLHDVVAHHIALVNVQAGVAAHVMDRRPDQAKEALSHVREASRSALDELRATVGLLRQSGEPAAPTEPAPGLAVLEPLLDGFRRSGLPVELARTDRGTELPAAVDLAAYRIVQEALTNVRKHAGTAAKAEVSVVRVGGTVEVTVLDDGRSAPPAAEGADGGPAAGGGSGGHGLIGMRERVTALGGTLTAGPRYGGGFRVQAILPVKARTKGDVDR
- a CDS encoding DUF3043 domain-containing protein, with amino-acid sequence MFRSRSKEEKAPTDKVTADLSKQPRDPEAPKGRPTPKRSEAQTQRRRAQSAPLDRKAAMRRQREARRADLARQREALAGGDERYLPVRDKGPVRRFVRDFVDSRFCIAEFFLPLAVVILVLSMIRVPQLQNIALLLWLGVIVMIVVDSIGLWIRLKKQLNERFPNEPKRGAVAYGLMRTLQMRRLRLPKPQVKRGERP
- a CDS encoding HesB/IscA family protein, which codes for MSVSDETTTVSDGILLSDAAAAKVKALLEQEGRDDLALRVAVQPGGCSGLRYQLFFDERSLDGDVVKEFDGVRVVTDRMSAPYLGGASIDFVDTIEKQGFTIDNPNATGSCACGDSFS
- a CDS encoding bifunctional adenosylcobinamide kinase/adenosylcobinamide-phosphate guanylyltransferase codes for the protein MELTLLGTGAPAGLPRPDCPCAVCATARGDRARAATALLVDGALLLDLTPGAALAAARAGRSLVGVRQVLLSHPHSGPAVELPAGLPAAGRVPDGQELTLISGHRVRAVALDSPGTGYEVASLDGERLLYLPPGGAPAGVTDGDPLPYDMVVADVLGRPDGLAKLRARGAVGPTTDVIAVHIDHDALPGPELDRRLAASGARTVPDGTTLYVGEYQDVPDVPRRTLVTGGARSGKSLEAERRLEAFPDVVYVATSGTRGGDAEWAERITVHRERRPGSWRTLETCDLVPLLAGSGPPLLIDCLSLWLTDAMDQVGAWDDERWETSGRTALRRRTAALVEALRATRRTVVAVTNEVGSGVVPATASGRRFRDELGRLNASFAAECEHVVLMVAGQALPLR
- the nadA gene encoding quinolinate synthase NadA — its product is MTTAQPSLTAPDAAGGPQDVQPTPLALLLLGREADPRSERGVECPGDLPSPSDPDLVERARAAKEKLGDKVFVLGHHYQRDEVIQFADVTGDSFKLARDAAARPEAEYIVFCGVHFMAESADILTGDDQKVVLPDLAAGCSMADMATAEQVAECWDVLTEAGVAERTVPVSYMNSSADIKAFTGKHGGTICTSSNAKRALDWAFEQGEKVLFLPDQHLGRNTAVRDMGMSLDDCVVYNPHRPNGGLTAEQLRDAKMILWRGHCSVHGRFSLDSVNDVRARIPGVNVLVHPECKHEVVAAADYVGSTEYIIKTLEAAPAGSAWAIGTELNLVRRLANRFAPEGKEIVFLDKTVCFCSTMNRIDLPHLVWALESLAEGNLVNRIQVDSETESFAKLALERMLALP
- a CDS encoding class I SAM-dependent methyltransferase → MARQLDEQLAARFPVGQRLRVLDVGMGQGTQALRLARAGHRVTGLESDRDMLQVAREALAHEPEGIRERFRTIEADGRETGVHFLPGSFDVVLCHGVLMYVEDRDAMLAGLARMLAPGGLLSLLVRNADALALRPGLAGDWSAALTAFDTDTYTNRLGLRVRGDRLASLTATLAGIAAPLHAWYGVRVFTDGAPDDVEPPSGDELTRLLAAEDRAGRTDPYRSVAALLHLCGVRGQ